The Triticum aestivum cultivar Chinese Spring chromosome 5A, IWGSC CS RefSeq v2.1, whole genome shotgun sequence genomic sequence TCAGAACAGAACAATTATCTTTGCTCAGGCCAATAATGTATCCGTCTACAGCAATCACAATGCtttagattttttttcttcatttgTTATGCCATGATGACGTTTGTTCTTGCAGTTCCAGGAATGGCCACTAGTAGAAGAATCACATTGGCAGACCAGGCGCCTTTATACTCGCTTGCACCGGTATGCGTTGTTTGATACCCATGATGACCAGTGATAACTTCTGTTGACATGAGCTCAGCTGCTAAATTATGGGGCGTGTGTTACTATATTCCAAATGTCTCTTTCCATTTCAAAATAAGATGATAGCAAATTGATGTTTACCATCATAATCGTACCAAACTGTTCAAACCCCGACTGCTTAAAGGTTAAAATTGGGCATGAATTTAAGATCTTCCTTTCCTTCGTGCACTGATGCCTGATGGTGTGTTCCTTTTGTTTCAGCAATGCGGACGAATTCCAACATCTCATGGTTAAATTTCAGCAATCCAGACCTTGCTCTACTAGACTAAACAAGATGGTGGCAACCGGTGATTTAAGTATGGGATTCAGCGTGGCAAAGTTTGTGTAGTGTTTCTGAGTAGCAACGCAGATCTTTCATATTGCTCCATGTGGACCAATGGACCATGTATGTTAAGTTTGCTAGTAGACATTTGGCTTGTACGTATTCTTATAAAAATATCGACCTTTTTTCTAAGTTGAGTTTCCTATGTATGTTCGCACATTTTCACTCATAATATGCTGTGCATCATGAAATTGTTCTCAACAATTTGAACAATGGTAAAATACACAAATGTGAAGAGAGAACACAATAGTTATACAAGATTGGGTTCAGTTTCTTAAATACAAGAGAGCTTCCATTTCTCCAGGATCCTATCAGCTCCTACACCAAGCCCACACAGATCGACACCACAAGCCCTCATCCATCCTCCGCTGTCCATCTGCCAAAGCAAACAAGAACGCAAGATACATTAATCTTCCACCATTGATTGATTGAGCCATGGCTTTGAGCACATTAATTCAGACATGGGTGCAGAGCTCACCTGAGTTGGGACCGACTAGCCAACCACGCACGCATGGCCGCTGATTAGTAGCCGATGTCGGCGTCGTCGACGACGAGGTCGCCGTTGATGAGCTCGCGGTAGGCGGCGACGGGCCAGATGAAGCCCCTGGGGATGATCCTGGCGGCGAGCTCGACGTCGATGATGATCTCcctcatggcgggcttcttctcgCCGCTGACGGCGATGAGGTAGCTGCGGCCGACCCACCCGATCCAGCCGGCGATGTAGAGGAAGAGCACGCCGGGGGTGATGAACTCGCCCCAGTGCCGCTGGTCGCCGCTGACGATGAGGTGGGGCAGGCCGTCGGAGCCGCAGAGCAGGCCGAACTTGCCGTAGTTCTCAAACCGGCGCTTGGTCTTCTCGATGGTGGCCTGGATGGCGAGCGCGGGGGCCGAGTCGGGCGCGTACTTCTTGAGCGACGAGTTGAGCTTCTTCACCGACTGCTTCTCCCGCTTGGCGAACGCCTTGGACTCCTTGCACGGGGTCAGGCCCGCGATGTCGGCGGCAGCCGGCGGCGGGGAggtggcggcggaggagaggaggaCGGAGGAGAGCGCCAGGGCCGCCGAGAAGGTCTTGATGGAGGCGGAGAGGGAGGGGGTGGTGTTGTCGCCGCTGGACGCGGAGCAGGAG encodes the following:
- the LOC123105238 gene encoding photosystem I reaction center subunit III, chloroplastic, with the translated sequence MAALTASIATSTAFAAKPRLARPPARLSVSCSASSGDNTTPSLSASIKTFSAALALSSVLLSSAATSPPPAAADIAGLTPCKESKAFAKREKQSVKKLNSSLKKYAPDSAPALAIQATIEKTKRRFENYGKFGLLCGSDGLPHLIVSGDQRHWGEFITPGVLFLYIAGWIGWVGRSYLIAVSGEKKPAMREIIIDVELAARIIPRGFIWPVAAYRELINGDLVVDDADIGY